The following are from one region of the Hydrogenophaga sp. BPS33 genome:
- a CDS encoding lytic murein transglycosylase translates to MTARLRALPPLTALLATLLAVSVWAQNPPPPTPAPPPGEFDSCLAKLRAPARAVGVNDASFTRFTQGLQPDMSVIDKLNYQPEFRTAVWDYLAGLVDDQRVAEGQGMLALHAETLKRVQERYGVDPATVVAVWGVESNFGQTFGKSPLVQSLGTLSCFGRRQGYFRTELFAALRILQEGHIARERLVGSWAGAFGHTQFMPSTFERLAVDFDGDGKADLMDSAADALASTANFLHKAGWQSNQPWGFEVRLPRGFNSSGEGRRTKRPMSEWAERGVTHTDGSPLPSGMGVAGLLTPAGPQGPAFLVLRNFDAIYGYNASESYGLAIAHLSDRLRGGGAFATPWPTDDPGLSRAERREVQTLLIARGHDIGEVDGMLGDKSRAAIRAEQERLGQEASGRAGQKLLKSLRGL, encoded by the coding sequence ATGACCGCTCGACTTCGCGCCCTGCCACCGCTCACCGCCCTGCTCGCTACCCTGCTCGCCGTTTCGGTGTGGGCACAGAACCCACCACCGCCCACCCCAGCCCCCCCGCCCGGCGAGTTCGACAGCTGCCTGGCCAAGCTGCGCGCACCAGCACGCGCCGTGGGCGTGAACGACGCGAGCTTCACGCGCTTCACCCAAGGCCTGCAGCCCGACATGAGCGTGATCGACAAGCTGAACTACCAACCCGAATTCCGCACCGCCGTCTGGGACTACCTCGCCGGTCTGGTGGACGACCAGCGTGTCGCCGAAGGCCAGGGCATGCTGGCGCTGCACGCCGAAACACTCAAGCGCGTGCAGGAACGCTACGGCGTGGACCCGGCCACGGTGGTGGCGGTGTGGGGGGTGGAAAGCAACTTCGGCCAGACTTTCGGCAAATCACCGCTGGTGCAATCGCTGGGCACGCTCTCGTGTTTCGGCCGCCGCCAGGGTTACTTCCGCACCGAACTGTTCGCGGCGCTGCGCATCCTGCAAGAAGGCCATATCGCGCGGGAACGGCTGGTGGGTTCGTGGGCTGGCGCGTTCGGCCACACCCAGTTCATGCCCAGCACGTTCGAAAGGCTCGCGGTCGACTTCGATGGCGATGGCAAGGCCGACCTGATGGACAGCGCGGCCGATGCGCTCGCTTCCACCGCGAATTTCCTGCACAAGGCCGGTTGGCAGTCGAACCAGCCCTGGGGTTTCGAGGTGCGGCTGCCGCGGGGTTTCAACAGCAGCGGCGAAGGCCGGCGCACCAAACGGCCCATGAGCGAGTGGGCCGAGCGCGGTGTCACCCACACCGATGGCTCGCCCCTGCCCTCCGGCATGGGCGTCGCAGGTCTGCTCACGCCAGCGGGTCCGCAAGGGCCGGCCTTCCTCGTGCTGCGCAATTTCGATGCGATCTATGGCTACAACGCGTCCGAGAGTTATGGCCTGGCGATCGCGCACCTGTCGGACCGCTTGCGCGGCGGCGGCGCCTTCGCCACGCCATGGCCCACCGACGACCCAGGCCTCTCGCGCGCCGAACGCCGCGAGGTGCAGACCCTGCTGATCGCGCGCGGCCACGACATTGGCGAAGTCGACGGCATGCTCGGCGACAAGAGCCGCGCCGCCATCCGCGCTGAACAGGAACGGCTCGGCCAGGAAGCCAGCGGACGTGCGGGACAGAAGTTGTTGAAGTCGCTGCGCGGCCTGTAG